A window of the bacterium genome harbors these coding sequences:
- the lysS gene encoding lysine--tRNA ligase: protein MNDNQDQINPEKETTDAEDLSTVLRARREKFEQLKALGVDPFPHEFQRSHLAAEVKDNFEALFEKEVTIGGRIMALRPMGKATFGHLEDASGRLQFYLKQDLIGAENYRLVPLLDLGDVIGVAGKVVKTRTGEITVQASGLKLLAKSLRPLPIAKEKVTAGERVVFDALADKEFRYRQRYADLAVNPQVREVFIKRSRIIASMRDYLTSRGYLEVETPILQPLYGGASARPFTTHHNALDMTLYLRIANELYLKRLIVGGFDGVFEFAKDFRNEGMDRFHNPEFTMMEVYIAYQDYHFMANLVEEMFCQIARDLTGGYRITYQGQEIDLTPPWPRVPLLDAIAKETGEALFGKSLAELRSIARKLGVETDPTMGEGKIIDAIFGEKVEPKLIQPVFITDYPVALSPLAKRHRSKPGLVERFEPFLAGKEVGNAFTELNDPLDQRERFLEQKRLMEAGDEEAQQLDEDFLRALEYGMPPTTGLGVGIDRLVMIFTDQPSIRDVLLFPQMRPEK, encoded by the coding sequence ATGAACGACAATCAAGACCAAATCAACCCTGAGAAAGAAACAACCGACGCCGAAGATCTGAGCACGGTTTTGCGGGCCCGCCGCGAAAAATTCGAGCAGCTCAAGGCGCTCGGCGTTGATCCATTCCCACACGAATTCCAGCGCAGCCATCTCGCCGCGGAGGTCAAAGACAACTTCGAGGCCCTGTTCGAAAAAGAAGTGACGATCGGCGGCCGCATCATGGCGTTGCGGCCGATGGGCAAGGCCACCTTCGGCCATCTCGAGGATGCCAGCGGGCGGCTGCAGTTCTATCTCAAGCAAGATTTGATCGGCGCAGAAAACTACCGGCTGGTGCCGCTGCTGGATTTGGGTGACGTCATCGGCGTGGCGGGCAAAGTGGTGAAGACGCGCACCGGCGAAATCACCGTGCAGGCCAGCGGCCTCAAACTGCTGGCGAAATCACTGCGGCCCCTGCCGATTGCCAAGGAAAAAGTGACCGCGGGTGAGCGCGTAGTGTTCGACGCCCTGGCCGACAAGGAGTTTCGTTATCGCCAGCGCTACGCCGATCTCGCGGTCAATCCCCAGGTGCGGGAGGTGTTCATCAAACGCAGCCGCATCATCGCCAGCATGCGCGACTATCTCACGAGCCGCGGCTACCTCGAAGTTGAAACGCCCATTCTGCAGCCGCTCTACGGCGGCGCGTCGGCGCGGCCCTTCACCACGCATCACAACGCGCTGGACATGACCCTGTATCTGCGCATTGCCAACGAGCTTTATTTGAAACGCCTGATCGTCGGCGGCTTCGACGGCGTCTTCGAGTTCGCCAAGGATTTCCGCAACGAAGGCATGGATCGTTTCCACAATCCCGAATTCACCATGATGGAAGTCTATATCGCCTATCAGGACTACCACTTCATGGCGAACTTGGTCGAAGAAATGTTCTGCCAGATCGCGCGGGATTTGACCGGCGGCTATCGCATCACCTATCAAGGTCAGGAAATCGACCTTACTCCGCCCTGGCCGCGCGTGCCGCTGCTCGACGCCATCGCGAAGGAAACCGGCGAGGCGCTCTTCGGCAAGAGTTTGGCAGAACTGCGCAGCATCGCGCGCAAGCTGGGCGTCGAGACCGACCCCACCATGGGCGAGGGCAAAATCATCGATGCCATTTTCGGCGAGAAAGTTGAGCCCAAGCTGATCCAGCCGGTGTTCATCACCGACTACCCGGTTGCGCTCTCGCCGCTGGCCAAGCGTCATCGCAGCAAGCCCGGCCTGGTGGAACGCTTCGAGCCGTTCCTCGCCGGCAAGGAAGTGGGCAATGCTTTCACGGAATTGAATGATCCTCTCGACCAGCGCGAGCGCTTCCTGGAACAGAAGCGGCTGATGGAAGCCGGCGACGAAGAGGCACAACAGCTCGACGAGGATTTTCTGCGCGCGCTGGAGTACGGCATGCCGCCCACCACCGGCCTGGGCGTCGGCATCGACCGGCTGGTCATGATCTTCACCGACCAGCCCTCGATTCGGGACGTGCTGCTGTTTCCGCAAATGCGGCCGGAAAAATAA
- a CDS encoding T9SS type A sorting domain-containing protein, with translation MQPASQSSRAVYSATRQNGWSRDFSVPGVVDGPIYAMTSDGANLYVGGQFSVAGGVAANNIAKWDGKKWHALGEGPDNGVNATVHAMSFIDGKLFAGGLFVQAGTKRVNALTYFDGKNWNPVSDGGENGVRKIDVFTNGDTLISSGFVYAMSIHRRSIVIGGYFHLVGKQKTNGIAAWNLDTQQWETFNGGLASAIPNDLVYAYAFAANGDDLYAGGKFHSAGGVAARNLAKWNGTSWSAVGGGANNWVRGMEVDATGNLYIVGMFDSTGTVRAHGVAKWNKTAWETFGDVYFTPDGTGPPQIKTLCLMNNNLYVGGYFENINDAPAWSIAKWDGAKWSTVGEALGFPGRPWPGGVNAVQAIGNRLYVGGDFSKAGDMFLGSVAYWEDASSRWNKLSEGLAEKGIIGNGISALAGSGNAIYAGGSFSIAGSTFAKSIAKWNGSDWETLGTAAENGITGSVETLLVDGNEVYVGGHFGFAGSVEAYHIAKWDGAKWSAIGIGVGGVSGASVYALEKIDHYLYVGGYFAIVGDAVNNALPANSIARFNLMTNRWEALGNGLRRSDGFLGVVNALARDGNLLYVGGRFGLADIEPAQNLAVWNQQSWSALGGPGNDGVEGTVAVIKVQANEVLVGGAITKRINGQPFHGFVKWNGTTWQAFGGTILRKNEPGYVMDVISYDGKLIIGGSFDQAGHTAASNLAWWDGAEWHDLGGTNGLVSSLVLSGNRIMIGGGFTIAGGTASVAMAQYDLTTTAVDGAPLVAPAEYALFQNYPNPFNPTTVIAYQIPRPGMVTLKIYDMLGREKRTLVQAHQPAGKHEVAFEAGELASGVYVYRVQVNGFVSSNKMLLVR, from the coding sequence TTGCAGCCTGCGAGCCAGAGCAGCCGCGCCGTCTATTCTGCCACGCGACAGAATGGCTGGAGCCGGGACTTTTCCGTTCCCGGTGTCGTCGATGGTCCGATTTACGCCATGACCAGCGATGGCGCCAATCTCTACGTCGGCGGCCAATTCTCGGTGGCCGGCGGCGTCGCGGCGAACAACATCGCCAAATGGGATGGGAAGAAGTGGCATGCCCTCGGCGAAGGCCCGGATAACGGCGTGAATGCCACCGTGCACGCGATGAGTTTCATTGACGGAAAGCTGTTCGCCGGCGGCTTGTTCGTGCAAGCCGGCACCAAGCGCGTCAATGCCCTGACCTACTTCGATGGAAAAAATTGGAACCCCGTGAGCGACGGTGGTGAAAACGGTGTCAGAAAAATTGACGTTTTCACCAATGGCGATACGCTCATCAGCTCGGGGTTCGTGTACGCGATGTCCATTCACAGAAGATCGATCGTCATCGGCGGTTATTTCCATCTCGTGGGGAAGCAAAAAACCAACGGCATCGCCGCGTGGAATCTCGACACGCAGCAATGGGAGACTTTCAACGGCGGCCTGGCCAGCGCCATTCCCAACGATTTGGTGTATGCCTACGCCTTTGCCGCGAACGGCGATGACCTTTATGCCGGCGGCAAGTTTCATTCTGCGGGCGGCGTTGCCGCCAGAAATCTTGCGAAGTGGAACGGCACAAGTTGGAGCGCAGTTGGCGGCGGCGCGAACAACTGGGTGCGCGGCATGGAAGTGGATGCCACCGGGAATTTGTACATCGTCGGCATGTTCGATTCCACCGGCACGGTGCGCGCGCACGGCGTGGCGAAATGGAACAAGACGGCTTGGGAAACTTTCGGAGACGTTTATTTCACGCCCGATGGCACCGGCCCGCCCCAGATAAAAACGCTCTGTCTGATGAACAACAATCTCTATGTCGGCGGCTACTTCGAAAATATCAACGATGCGCCCGCGTGGAGCATTGCGAAGTGGGACGGCGCAAAATGGTCGACTGTCGGTGAAGCGCTGGGATTCCCAGGCCGACCGTGGCCCGGCGGCGTCAATGCTGTGCAAGCCATTGGCAACCGGCTCTACGTCGGCGGTGATTTCAGCAAAGCCGGCGATATGTTTCTCGGAAGTGTTGCTTATTGGGAGGACGCTTCATCACGTTGGAATAAACTGTCCGAAGGCCTTGCCGAGAAAGGCATCATCGGCAACGGCATCAGCGCGCTCGCCGGCTCCGGAAACGCCATTTACGCGGGCGGCAGCTTCAGCATTGCCGGCAGCACGTTTGCCAAGAGCATCGCCAAATGGAACGGCAGTGATTGGGAGACGCTCGGCACCGCCGCGGAGAATGGCATCACCGGCAGCGTCGAGACTTTGCTCGTCGACGGCAATGAGGTTTATGTCGGCGGCCACTTTGGCTTCGCCGGTTCAGTGGAGGCCTATCACATCGCCAAATGGGACGGCGCCAAATGGTCGGCGATCGGCATCGGCGTCGGCGGCGTGTCAGGCGCTTCGGTGTATGCTTTGGAAAAAATCGATCACTATCTCTATGTGGGAGGATACTTTGCGATCGTAGGCGACGCGGTCAACAATGCGCTGCCGGCAAATTCCATTGCGCGATTCAATCTCATGACGAATCGCTGGGAGGCATTAGGCAACGGTCTCAGAAGATCCGACGGCTTTCTCGGAGTCGTCAACGCGTTGGCACGCGATGGGAACTTGCTGTATGTGGGCGGGCGATTTGGCCTGGCAGATATTGAACCGGCGCAAAACCTCGCGGTGTGGAATCAGCAATCCTGGTCCGCCTTGGGCGGGCCCGGCAATGACGGCGTCGAGGGCACGGTCGCCGTCATCAAAGTGCAGGCGAATGAAGTACTGGTTGGCGGCGCGATCACAAAGAGGATCAATGGCCAGCCGTTTCACGGTTTCGTGAAATGGAATGGCACGACGTGGCAAGCCTTTGGCGGAACCATCTTGAGAAAAAACGAACCCGGTTACGTCATGGACGTCATCTCTTATGACGGTAAGCTGATCATCGGCGGCTCGTTTGATCAGGCTGGGCACACTGCCGCTTCAAATCTCGCGTGGTGGGATGGCGCGGAATGGCATGATCTCGGCGGCACGAATGGACTCGTTTCTTCTCTCGTTTTGTCAGGCAACAGAATTATGATCGGCGGAGGATTTACCATTGCCGGCGGCACGGCCTCGGTTGCGATGGCACAATATGATCTGACCACCACTGCGGTTGATGGCGCGCCGCTCGTCGCACCGGCGGAGTATGCGCTGTTTCAAAATTATCCGAATCCTTTCAATCCCACCACGGTCATCGCTTATCAAATTCCGCGGCCGGGAATGGTCACGCTGAAGATTTACGATATGCTGGGCCGGGAAAAAAGAACATTGGTGCAAGCGCACCAGCCCGCGGGCAAACACGAAGTCGCGTTCGAGGCCGGCGAGCTGGCCAGCGGCGTCTATGTCTATCGCGTGCAGGTGAACGGCTTTGTTTCATCAAACAAAATGCTGCTGGTCAGATGA
- a CDS encoding ABC transporter ATP-binding protein has product MAAREPIIITRKLSKAYPTATGQLEVLKGLDLTVYVGEIIAVVGASGVGKSTLLHLLGALDRPTSGEIIIGDTPLSKLNDRQLAYFRNQFIGFVFQFHHLLPEFTALENVLLPALIAGRNGRDLRERALKLLQDVGVAPRMAHRPGQLSGGEQQRVAVARALMNEPQLVLADEPSGNLDRLSSESLHQLLWDLSRRDRRTFIIVTHNLALAERADRVVELFDGQIRSIHVNRR; this is encoded by the coding sequence ATGGCCGCAAGAGAACCCATCATCATCACCCGCAAGCTGAGCAAGGCCTATCCCACCGCCACCGGGCAATTGGAAGTGCTCAAGGGGTTGGATCTGACCGTCTATGTCGGCGAGATCATTGCCGTGGTCGGCGCCTCGGGCGTGGGCAAAAGCACGCTGCTGCATTTGCTCGGCGCCTTGGATCGCCCCACCAGCGGCGAGATCATCATCGGCGACACGCCTTTGTCCAAACTGAATGACCGCCAGCTCGCCTATTTTCGCAACCAGTTCATCGGCTTCGTGTTTCAATTTCATCATCTGCTACCGGAATTCACCGCGCTCGAAAACGTGCTGCTGCCGGCTCTGATCGCCGGCCGCAATGGCCGCGATTTACGCGAACGCGCCCTCAAGCTATTGCAGGACGTCGGTGTGGCGCCGCGCATGGCGCACCGGCCCGGCCAACTCTCCGGCGGCGAGCAGCAGCGGGTGGCCGTGGCCCGCGCGCTCATGAACGAGCCGCAGCTCGTGCTGGCGGATGAACCCTCCGGCAATCTCGACCGGTTGTCCAGCGAAAGCTTGCACCAATTGCTCTGGGATTTGAGCCGCCGCGACCGGCGCACGTTCATCATCGTGACGCACAACCTCGCGCTCGCCGAGCGCGCCGATCGCGTCGTGGAATTGTTCGACGGCCAGATTCGCAGCATTCACGTCAACCGGCGTTGA
- the alr gene encoding alanine racemase: MMGELPSRPAGHAALDFSPRESFANQRPTVADIDLQAVAANTRRICSRTPPAEVMAIVKADGYGHGSVPIARVALRAGATQLGVALLEEGIILRQHGCTAPVLVLGGLFEHQIDAFLQHDLMMTVYEHDLAQMISRRAQALGTVATVHVKIDTGMGRVGVHDDPVEFVTRLSRLPGLLLTGLYTHLATSDETDKTYARQQLAAFRATVTRLRERGISPPWIHAANSGAILDLPEAYFTMVRAGVILYGYYPSRETTESIALQPAMRLRSQVLQVKHVPARFSVSYGRTFQTRRPSFLATIPIGYADGFSRRFSNNMEVLVGGRRRPVVGRVCMDQIIVDLGDDAGLRRGDEVVLLGRQGDNEITIYEWCERLDTIPYEVTCNISQRVPRRYAEGADDTQTPA, translated from the coding sequence ATGATGGGTGAGCTGCCTTCCAGGCCTGCCGGCCATGCCGCGCTCGACTTTTCCCCACGTGAATCCTTTGCCAACCAACGGCCAACCGTTGCGGACATCGACCTGCAGGCGGTGGCGGCAAACACGCGCCGCATCTGCAGCCGCACGCCTCCGGCGGAGGTGATGGCCATCGTCAAAGCCGACGGCTACGGCCACGGCAGCGTGCCGATCGCGCGCGTTGCGCTGCGCGCCGGCGCGACGCAGCTCGGCGTGGCCCTGCTCGAAGAGGGTATCATCCTGCGCCAACACGGCTGCACCGCGCCGGTGCTCGTGCTCGGTGGATTGTTCGAGCACCAAATCGATGCTTTTCTGCAGCATGACTTGATGATGACGGTTTATGAGCACGATCTTGCCCAGATGATTTCGCGGCGCGCGCAGGCGCTCGGCACGGTCGCGACTGTGCACGTCAAAATCGACACCGGCATGGGGCGGGTGGGCGTGCATGATGACCCGGTGGAATTCGTGACCCGCCTCTCCCGCTTGCCAGGCCTGTTGCTGACCGGCCTCTACACTCATCTCGCGACCAGCGATGAGACCGACAAAACCTATGCGCGGCAGCAACTCGCCGCGTTTCGCGCCACGGTCACGCGCTTGCGCGAACGCGGCATTTCGCCGCCATGGATTCACGCCGCCAACAGCGGCGCGATTCTCGATTTGCCGGAGGCCTATTTCACGATGGTGCGCGCCGGCGTGATCCTGTACGGCTACTATCCCAGCCGCGAAACCACGGAGTCGATTGCGCTGCAGCCCGCCATGCGGCTGCGCTCGCAAGTGCTTCAGGTCAAACACGTGCCGGCCCGCTTCTCCGTGAGCTACGGCAGAACTTTTCAAACCCGCAGGCCGTCTTTCCTGGCAACGATTCCCATTGGCTATGCCGACGGCTTCAGCCGCCGCTTCTCCAACAACATGGAGGTGCTGGTGGGCGGCCGGCGCCGGCCGGTGGTCGGGCGCGTGTGCATGGATCAAATCATCGTCGACCTGGGCGATGATGCCGGCCTCCGCCGCGGTGATGAAGTCGTGCTGCTGGGCCGGCAGGGTGATAATGAAATCACAATCTACGAGTGGTGCGAACGCTTGGACACGATTCCCTACGAAGTCACCTGTAACATCTCGCAACGCGTGCCACGGCGCTATGCGGAGGGCGCGGACGACACGCAGACGCCGGCTTGA
- the prfB gene encoding peptide chain release factor 2 (programmed frameshift) has translation MREDLHTRLKEMSQRVVYLRDSLEIPKKEKEIEELEKKSAAPDFWNDNERAQVLMRDLAVRREWVTAWQEVDRKREDAAVMLDLAEEARDESVFQEAEKELDDFEKAAAALEFRNMLSGEHDHNNAILTLHPGAGGTESQDWTQMLYRMYLRWIERSGFKYEVIDLQAGEEAGLKDATIEVTGPYAYGYLKAEAGVHRLVRISPFDANKRRHTSFASVFVLPVVENNVDIKIEEKDLRVDTYRASGAGGQHVNKTSSAVRLTHVPTGIVVQCQNERSQIRNREMAMKLLMAKLYQLKLEQEKSKFSDLEKNKKDIAWGSQIRSYVFHPYNLVKDHRTGVSTGNVQAVMDGDLDEFIKAYLMGMRANKKGGAEVLEELEIEE, from the exons ATGCGTGAAGATTTGCACACCAGACTCAAGGAAATGTCCCAACGGGTTGTATACCTGCGGGACAGTCTT GAAATTCCCAAAAAAGAAAAAGAAATCGAAGAGCTCGAAAAGAAGAGCGCGGCGCCGGATTTCTGGAACGACAACGAGCGCGCGCAAGTGTTGATGCGCGACCTCGCCGTGCGGCGGGAATGGGTCACGGCCTGGCAGGAAGTGGATCGCAAACGCGAGGACGCTGCCGTCATGCTGGATTTGGCCGAGGAAGCCCGGGACGAAAGCGTCTTCCAGGAGGCCGAGAAGGAGCTGGATGACTTCGAGAAGGCGGCGGCGGCGCTGGAGTTCCGCAACATGCTCTCCGGCGAACATGATCACAACAACGCCATCCTGACGCTGCATCCCGGCGCCGGCGGCACGGAAAGCCAGGACTGGACGCAGATGCTCTACCGCATGTATCTGCGCTGGATCGAACGCAGCGGCTTCAAATACGAAGTCATCGACCTGCAAGCCGGGGAAGAAGCCGGCTTGAAAGATGCGACCATCGAAGTGACTGGCCCCTATGCCTACGGCTATCTCAAGGCTGAAGCCGGCGTGCATCGCCTGGTGCGCATCTCGCCGTTCGACGCCAATAAGCGCCGGCACACTTCGTTTGCCTCGGTGTTCGTGCTGCCGGTGGTGGAGAACAACGTCGACATCAAAATCGAAGAGAAAGACCTGCGCGTCGACACCTATCGCGCCAGCGGCGCCGGCGGCCAGCACGTCAACAAGACCTCGTCGGCGGTACGCCTCACCCACGTGCCCACCGGCATCGTGGTGCAGTGCCAAAACGAGCGCAGCCAGATTCGCAATCGCGAGATGGCGATGAAACTGCTCATGGCCAAGCTCTATCAGCTCAAGCTGGAACAGGAGAAATCCAAGTTCAGCGACTTGGAGAAGAACAAGAAAGACATCGCCTGGGGCAGCCAGATCCGCTCCTACGTCTTTCATCCCTACAACCTGGTCAAGGACCATCGCACCGGCGTGAGCACCGGCAACGTGCAGGCGGTGATGGACGGCGATTTGGATGAATTCATCAAGGCCTATTTGATGGGCATGCGCGCCAACAAGAAAGGCGGCGCCGAAGTGTTGGAAGAACTGGAGATCGAAGAATAG
- the lexA gene encoding transcriptional repressor LexA has translation MKKLTEKQKLILELIARDVKKRGFPPTMQELADELGIRSKNAIFKHLAALEAKGYIAKHGGGAARSITVLHPMGLPNQTHADNVPVLGRIAAGMPILAQENVERYVPVPDYLTSDGSEYFALRVQGDSMIDAGIYEGDLVIVRSTSQARNGDIVVALTGEEATVKRFISTGNEMFLKPENNAYAPIPLNQAWSIQGKVVALIRESVN, from the coding sequence ATGAAGAAACTCACAGAGAAACAGAAGCTCATTCTCGAGCTGATCGCGCGCGACGTGAAGAAGCGCGGATTTCCGCCCACCATGCAAGAGCTAGCGGATGAGTTGGGCATTCGCTCGAAGAATGCAATCTTCAAACATCTGGCGGCCTTGGAGGCGAAAGGCTACATTGCCAAGCACGGCGGCGGTGCCGCGCGCAGCATTACAGTGCTGCACCCGATGGGCCTGCCCAACCAAACTCACGCGGACAACGTTCCGGTGCTCGGCCGCATCGCGGCAGGCATGCCCATTCTCGCGCAGGAAAACGTCGAGCGCTACGTGCCGGTGCCGGACTACCTGACCAGCGACGGCTCGGAATATTTCGCGCTGCGCGTACAGGGTGACAGCATGATCGACGCCGGCATTTACGAAGGCGATCTCGTGATCGTGCGCTCGACCAGCCAGGCGCGCAACGGCGACATCGTGGTGGCGCTCACCGGCGAAGAAGCTACGGTCAAGCGTTTCATCAGCACCGGCAACGAGATGTTCTTGAAGCCCGAGAACAACGCCTACGCCCCCATCCCGCTGAACCAGGCCTGGTCGATTCAGGGCAAGGTGGTGGCGTTGATTCGCGAGAGCGTGAACTGA
- a CDS encoding lipoprotein-releasing ABC transporter permease subunit has translation MFYELFIARRYLRSKRQVKFISLITYISIAGVAIGTAALVIVLSVMNGFESEVRSRIIGFDAHIKVKTFHDQGLTDYRAVEEKIKDLPHIVAASPYVFNKALILSQGQDKKEGIIIKGIDPKRESLVTDLVKNVNYGTLNLGTIEKEGDRPLPGILLGYSLADRLEVGLGDKVTLLSAAGLNLSGFGAMPRALQFRVAGYFETGIFEYDSNCAFIGIPEAQRLFELGSKVTGLQLKLEDMNLADKVAGLIENRLKYPYNTETWFEVNKNLFSWMQFEKWIAFIILSLIIIVAAFNIVSSLIMVVLEKTKEIGILKSMGATNQSVMRIFMLQGLVAGVVGTAIGLTLGYLLCWSQLKWKFFSLPADVYIINALPILMRPLDFAAVGLAAILLSFTATIYPALRAATLDPVQAIRYE, from the coding sequence ATGTTTTACGAACTGTTCATTGCGCGGCGCTATCTGCGCTCCAAACGCCAGGTCAAATTCATCTCGTTGATCACCTACATTTCGATTGCCGGCGTGGCCATCGGCACCGCCGCTTTGGTGATCGTGCTCTCGGTAATGAACGGCTTCGAGAGCGAGGTGCGCTCGCGCATCATCGGCTTCGATGCCCATATCAAAGTCAAGACGTTTCATGACCAAGGTCTGACCGATTACCGCGCTGTCGAGGAAAAGATCAAGGATCTGCCGCACATCGTGGCGGCCTCGCCCTATGTCTTCAACAAGGCACTGATTCTCTCGCAAGGCCAGGACAAGAAGGAAGGCATCATCATCAAGGGCATCGATCCCAAACGCGAATCGCTGGTGACCGATCTCGTCAAGAACGTCAATTACGGCACGCTCAATCTCGGCACCATCGAGAAAGAAGGCGATCGGCCCCTGCCCGGCATCTTGCTGGGTTACTCGCTGGCGGACCGGCTCGAAGTCGGGCTGGGCGACAAAGTCACGCTGCTCTCGGCCGCGGGTCTGAATTTGAGCGGCTTCGGCGCCATGCCGCGCGCGCTGCAGTTTCGCGTCGCCGGTTACTTCGAAACCGGCATCTTCGAGTATGATTCGAATTGCGCCTTCATCGGCATTCCCGAAGCGCAACGGCTGTTCGAGTTGGGAAGCAAGGTGACCGGCCTGCAGCTCAAACTCGAAGACATGAACCTCGCCGACAAAGTCGCCGGGTTGATCGAAAACCGCCTGAAGTATCCCTACAACACCGAGACCTGGTTCGAGGTCAACAAGAACCTGTTTTCCTGGATGCAATTCGAGAAGTGGATTGCCTTCATCATCCTCTCGTTGATCATCATCGTGGCGGCCTTTAACATTGTCAGCAGCCTGATCATGGTGGTGCTGGAGAAAACTAAGGAAATCGGCATTCTAAAGAGCATGGGGGCCACGAATCAAAGCGTGATGCGCATCTTCATGTTGCAGGGATTGGTAGCGGGCGTGGTCGGCACGGCCATCGGCCTGACGCTCGGCTATCTGCTGTGCTGGAGCCAGCTCAAATGGAAATTCTTCTCGCTGCCCGCGGACGTTTACATCATCAATGCGTTGCCGATTCTGATGCGCCCGCTCGATTTTGCCGCGGTGGGATTGGCGGCCATCCTGCTCTCCTTCACGGCAACCATCTACCCCGCCCTGCGCGCCGCCACCCTCGATCCGGTGCAAGCCATACGATACGAATGA